A part of Paenibacillus sp. 481 genomic DNA contains:
- the rimP gene encoding ribosome maturation factor RimP: protein MSTPNIKSVVENMVTPFLDEHGFELVDVEYVKEGSSWFLRVYVDKDGGIDIEDCGRISEFLSLQLDENDPITDMYFLEVSSPGAERPLKKSKDYVKAIGKHVFITTYESVNGLKEFEGTLVSFDEQTVVVSVGKKAHELPFTKVASARLAIQF, encoded by the coding sequence TTGAGTACACCGAACATTAAATCGGTCGTAGAGAACATGGTCACACCTTTTTTAGACGAACATGGCTTTGAATTGGTAGATGTTGAGTATGTAAAAGAGGGAAGCAGTTGGTTTTTGCGTGTATATGTGGACAAGGATGGCGGCATCGATATTGAAGATTGCGGCCGCATTAGTGAATTCCTTAGTCTACAGTTGGATGAGAACGATCCGATAACGGATATGTACTTCTTAGAAGTAAGCTCACCAGGCGCAGAAAGACCGCTGAAGAAATCAAAAGATTATGTCAAAGCGATTGGCAAGCATGTGTTCATAACTACATACGAGTCGGTTAACGGCTTGAAGGAGTTTGAAGGCACACTTGTTTCATTTGACGAACAGACGGTTGTCGTGAGTGTAGGTAAGAAAGCTCATGAACTACCATTTACTAAAGTAGCGAGCGCCAGACTGGCGATTCAATTTTAA
- a CDS encoding L7Ae/L30e/S12e/Gadd45 family ribosomal protein, protein MNKLFSQLGLARRAGKLATGDEIVLKAIRSKEAKLVFVAENASDNTKKKFRDKCRTYGVPLVIGFDRVQLGVSVGRPERVVLAVTDKGFANMMQNGLKSMSEVEYIEQAGEGQ, encoded by the coding sequence ATGAATAAGCTGTTTTCTCAGCTAGGTCTGGCGCGGCGCGCAGGTAAGCTTGCCACAGGCGACGAAATCGTCCTCAAAGCGATTCGAAGCAAGGAAGCGAAGCTGGTGTTCGTTGCCGAGAATGCCTCAGACAACACAAAGAAGAAATTCCGAGATAAGTGTCGCACGTATGGCGTGCCGCTTGTTATTGGTTTTGACCGCGTTCAACTAGGAGTGAGCGTGGGCAGACCAGAACGAGTCGTGCTTGCCGTCACGGATAAAGGGTTTGCGAACATGATGCAAAACGGACTGAAATCTATGTCGGAGGTGGAGTATATTGAGCAAGCAGGAGAAGGACAATAA
- a CDS encoding PolC-type DNA polymerase III: MSDKRQRFELLLKQADIPGEMIDAFLTDGWIEQVECSRSNREWTIHIGKTTVLPAEAYRSFCLKVQDKMSHIAKIRIIFHYEDHVQSSDIVNAYWGLFMDWVKREVASVNGWLSRAQIEVEKDTVKLTLAEATSLELAKKKQVDDYIIRFYQTYFSRLLRVQLQLGTFDSDAYEAFQAKIVEEERQVVQQIMEHAASEAAEAADETGEAPEKLQVGYEIKDDPRPVMDVQDEEKRVTIQGAVFGLEVKELRNGNTLYTFNLSDFSDSIMMKMFAKTKDDVKMLNLIANGKWVKARGRVEYDRFMQIPELVMMPSDIMEVTAPAERKDTAAEKRVEFHLHTTMSTMDGMASIDTYVKQAAKWGHKAIAVTDHANVQCYPEAAKAAKKHGVKVIYGVEANVVNDDMQVVMNAESRNLKEATYVVFDIETTGLSVSNNKIIEIAGIKMQDGKEIDRYSSFVNPHQRIPYNIQQLTNITDDMVQDAPEVDQVLREFVDFVEDAVVVAHNARFDMGFVQNNLKKLGLPELTNPVLDTLELARLLHPTMKNHRLNTLATKYKVALDNHHRAIDDTIALAGILQGLLNDAHQINGIEMLDRLNDYVGQNLRNARPFHCNIYALNAIGKKNLYKLVSMSHTTYFNRVACIPKSKLMELREGLLVMSGCEKGEFFENVMNKSVEEAEQIAEFYDVLEIQPVTMYMHLVEKGFVGSSAEIQDALRKVIQIGQKLGKPVVATGNTHYLNPRDKLFRDITIHGITGFSPLKDIKKPDAHFRTTTEMLQEFEFLGKEQAYEVVVKNTNELADQFEALELFPDKLFTPIIEGADEEMRATCYDTAKRIYGEPVPEIVVKRLEKELDPIIKYGFSANYLISERLVKKSNQDGYLVGSRGSVGSSVVATFLGISEVNPLPPHYTCGNEQCKYSDWITDGSVPSGFDLPAKPCPNCGNPLKGEGQDIPFETFLGFKGDKVPDIDLNFSGEYQPIAHNYTKELFGEKNVFRAGTIGTVAEKTAFGFAKKYEESFNKKWRGAELNRLASGCTGVKRSTGQHPGGIVVVPDYIDVEDVTPVQFPADDTNADWKTTHFDYHAFEMNLLKLDILGHDDPTMMRMLQDLTGVDPTTIPMNDPKVMSIFNSTNALGVSPQQIRTPVATYGVPEMGTRFVRQMLVEAQPTSFADLLQISGLSHGTGVWLGNAQDLIKNGVCTIKTVIGCRDEIMLFLIYKAGMDAGLAFKITESVRKGKGLSQEWIDEMKRCNVPQWYIDSCLKIQYMFPKAHAAAYVISAVRTAYFKLYHPIEFYATYFSVRAEDFDVELCCQGYEAIGRKIDEIEAKGFQATPKEKSMIAILEMALEMTARGLSFKPIDLYRSEATKFLVDGGSLIPPFSAMQGIGENAARNIAASREGGDYLSIEDFQKRSKASKTIVEMLNQMGCFRGLPESNQLSLF, translated from the coding sequence ATGTCAGATAAACGACAACGATTCGAACTGCTACTGAAGCAGGCCGACATTCCAGGTGAGATGATTGATGCCTTTTTGACGGATGGCTGGATTGAGCAGGTGGAATGCAGCCGCTCCAACCGCGAATGGACGATTCATATCGGGAAAACGACTGTGCTTCCAGCAGAAGCATATCGCTCTTTCTGTTTAAAAGTTCAAGATAAAATGTCGCACATCGCGAAGATTCGCATTATTTTTCACTATGAAGATCACGTACAAAGTAGCGACATTGTAAATGCATACTGGGGCTTGTTTATGGATTGGGTGAAGCGGGAAGTGGCTTCAGTCAATGGCTGGCTTAGCCGTGCGCAAATTGAAGTGGAAAAAGACACGGTAAAGTTGACGCTTGCGGAAGCGACCTCGCTGGAGCTGGCCAAGAAAAAGCAGGTCGATGATTACATCATCAGGTTTTACCAGACGTATTTTTCCCGATTGCTACGCGTTCAGTTGCAGCTCGGGACGTTCGATTCCGATGCGTATGAAGCGTTCCAAGCGAAAATCGTGGAAGAAGAGCGCCAAGTTGTTCAACAAATTATGGAACATGCGGCGTCCGAGGCGGCTGAGGCTGCTGATGAAACGGGCGAAGCACCTGAAAAGTTGCAAGTCGGCTACGAGATTAAAGATGATCCACGACCTGTTATGGACGTGCAAGATGAAGAAAAGCGGGTAACGATACAAGGTGCTGTATTCGGTTTGGAAGTGAAAGAACTCCGTAATGGCAATACACTGTACACGTTCAACCTTTCTGATTTTTCAGATTCGATCATGATGAAAATGTTTGCCAAAACAAAAGATGATGTTAAAATGCTCAATCTTATTGCAAACGGTAAATGGGTGAAAGCACGTGGTCGTGTTGAATACGATCGCTTTATGCAAATACCAGAGCTAGTCATGATGCCGTCGGACATTATGGAAGTAACCGCCCCTGCAGAACGGAAAGATACTGCTGCAGAGAAACGGGTAGAATTTCATTTGCATACGACAATGAGTACGATGGATGGAATGGCTTCCATTGACACTTATGTTAAACAGGCTGCTAAATGGGGACACAAAGCGATTGCGGTGACCGATCATGCTAACGTGCAGTGTTATCCAGAAGCGGCTAAAGCGGCGAAAAAGCATGGCGTCAAAGTCATTTATGGTGTCGAAGCGAACGTTGTAAACGATGATATGCAAGTTGTGATGAATGCTGAGTCGCGTAATTTAAAAGAAGCGACTTATGTTGTGTTTGACATTGAGACAACAGGTTTGTCTGTGTCCAACAATAAAATAATCGAAATTGCAGGCATTAAAATGCAGGACGGTAAAGAAATCGACCGTTACTCATCTTTTGTCAATCCACACCAACGTATTCCGTATAACATTCAACAGTTAACGAACATTACGGACGACATGGTGCAGGATGCGCCGGAAGTTGATCAAGTGCTGCGTGAGTTTGTCGATTTTGTGGAAGATGCAGTTGTTGTTGCGCATAACGCACGATTTGATATGGGCTTTGTGCAGAACAACTTAAAGAAGCTTGGCTTGCCTGAGCTTACAAACCCTGTGTTGGATACACTTGAATTGGCTCGCTTATTGCATCCAACGATGAAAAATCATCGCCTCAACACGTTGGCGACTAAATATAAAGTAGCACTAGATAATCATCACCGCGCTATTGATGATACGATAGCATTGGCTGGTATTTTACAAGGGTTGTTGAACGATGCCCACCAAATTAATGGGATTGAAATGCTCGATCGTTTGAACGATTATGTCGGACAAAATTTGCGTAATGCGCGGCCGTTTCACTGCAACATTTATGCATTGAATGCCATCGGCAAAAAAAACTTATACAAGCTCGTATCGATGTCTCATACGACCTATTTCAACCGTGTGGCGTGTATTCCCAAAAGTAAACTTATGGAGTTGCGCGAAGGTTTGCTCGTCATGTCGGGTTGTGAGAAAGGCGAGTTTTTCGAGAATGTGATGAACAAATCTGTCGAGGAAGCCGAGCAAATTGCTGAGTTCTACGATGTGCTTGAAATCCAACCGGTAACGATGTACATGCATCTCGTCGAAAAAGGGTTCGTTGGCTCTTCAGCTGAAATTCAGGATGCGCTGCGCAAAGTCATTCAAATCGGACAAAAATTAGGTAAGCCTGTTGTAGCAACAGGTAACACACACTACTTGAATCCGCGCGACAAGCTGTTCCGTGATATTACGATTCATGGGATTACGGGATTTAGCCCGTTAAAAGACATTAAAAAACCAGATGCTCATTTCCGCACGACGACTGAAATGCTGCAAGAGTTCGAATTTTTAGGTAAAGAGCAGGCTTATGAAGTAGTTGTAAAAAATACGAACGAGCTTGCCGACCAATTCGAAGCGCTAGAGTTGTTCCCTGATAAACTGTTTACTCCGATTATCGAAGGTGCAGACGAAGAAATGCGCGCAACGTGCTACGATACGGCTAAACGGATTTATGGCGAACCTGTTCCGGAAATCGTCGTTAAGCGTCTGGAAAAAGAGTTGGACCCGATTATTAAGTACGGCTTCTCGGCCAACTATTTGATTTCGGAACGACTCGTAAAAAAATCGAACCAAGATGGATACTTGGTCGGTTCACGGGGATCTGTTGGCTCTTCGGTTGTGGCTACATTTTTAGGTATTTCTGAAGTTAATCCTTTACCGCCGCACTATACTTGCGGAAACGAGCAGTGCAAGTACAGTGATTGGATTACAGACGGTAGTGTGCCGAGTGGTTTTGACTTGCCAGCTAAGCCGTGTCCAAACTGCGGTAATCCGTTAAAAGGTGAAGGACAAGACATTCCGTTCGAAACGTTCCTAGGCTTTAAAGGTGATAAAGTTCCCGATATCGATTTGAACTTCTCAGGTGAGTATCAACCGATAGCGCACAATTATACGAAAGAGTTGTTCGGTGAGAAAAACGTATTTCGTGCAGGCACAATAGGAACGGTAGCTGAAAAGACCGCCTTCGGTTTTGCTAAAAAGTATGAAGAATCGTTTAACAAAAAATGGCGCGGTGCAGAACTTAATCGTCTAGCGTCCGGCTGTACAGGTGTTAAGCGTAGTACGGGACAACATCCCGGCGGTATTGTAGTTGTTCCGGATTACATCGACGTTGAAGACGTTACGCCAGTACAATTTCCAGCGGACGATACGAATGCCGATTGGAAGACGACGCACTTCGACTATCATGCCTTTGAAATGAACTTATTGAAGCTCGATATTCTAGGTCATGATGACCCGACGATGATGCGGATGTTGCAAGATTTGACGGGCGTTGATCCGACTACGATTCCAATGAACGATCCGAAAGTAATGAGCATTTTCAACTCAACGAACGCGCTCGGTGTATCTCCACAGCAAATTCGTACACCAGTAGCCACATACGGTGTTCCGGAGATGGGTACCCGCTTCGTACGCCAAATGCTTGTTGAAGCGCAGCCGACCTCTTTCGCTGACTTACTGCAAATTTCGGGGTTGTCGCACGGAACAGGTGTATGGCTCGGTAACGCACAAGATCTCATTAAGAACGGCGTTTGTACGATTAAGACCGTTATCGGTTGTCGTGACGAGATTATGTTGTTCTTAATTTACAAAGCAGGAATGGACGCAGGTCTGGCGTTTAAAATTACGGAGAGCGTACGTAAAGGTAAAGGTCTTTCACAGGAATGGATTGATGAAATGAAGCGCTGCAACGTGCCACAATGGTACATTGACTCCTGCTTGAAAATTCAATACATGTTCCCGAAAGCCCATGCTGCAGCATACGTTATTTCCGCCGTGCGGACGGCTTACTTTAAGCTGTACCATCCGATTGAATTTTACGCGACTTATTTCTCGGTTCGGGCAGAAGACTTTGATGTCGAATTGTGCTGTCAAGGCTACGAAGCAATCGGCCGCAAAATCGACGAGATCGAAGCGAAAGGGTTTCAAGCGACACCTAAAGAGAAAAGTATGATCGCTATTTTGGAAATGGCGCTTGAAATGACTGCCCGCGGCTTATCGTTTAAGCCGATTGATCTATATCGTTCAGAAGCGACGAAATTCCTTGTCGATGGCGGGTCGCTTATTCCACCGTTCTCCGCGATGCAAGGCATCGGGGAAAATGCGGCACGCAACATCGCCGCATCACGCGAAGGTGGCGACTACTTGTCCATTGAGGATTTCCAAAAGCGATCGAAGGCAAGTAAGACGATCGTTGAGATGCTGAACCAAATGGGCTGTTTCCGCGGTTTGCCGGAAAGCAACCAACTATCGCTGTTTTAA
- the infB gene encoding translation initiation factor IF-2, whose product MSKQEKDNKDKLRVYEYAKSLDMSSKEIITILKRLNIPVNNHMSVMENTAVSKVEQFFHDVKANAQAKRDSQPSKSQSQTQAKVSQVSSNTTEQPKSIDKGAHSTPDEQRQSGNVNRSSDQSSDRDNRLGQERDRNANGHRGDGRDGQRGENQQRQGDKYTTMDNSKSGNSQGNMNEEQRNPQSGQESNQNAGTPSQSAGPQGQNAGSQGQNRGPQGQNRSPQGQNRGSQGQNRGPQGQGQNRGPQGQGQNRGPQGQGQNRGPQGQGQNRGPQGQGQNRGPQGQGQNRGPQGQGQNRGPQGQGQNRGPQGQGQNRGPQGNQGRPAQGGSAPSTQSRGPQTNQNRGPQRSQTDAKQTSRGFDDGANRFAKKPGQRRFDDNRGGMRGGPRGGKGRGRGGQQQQVQREKIDNTPKKIIVRGTMTVGELAKLLHKDASEVIKKLLLMGVMATINQELDLDTIQLIADDYKVEVELKIPVEEDNFEEVEEQDDEADLQERPPVVTIMGHVDHGKTTLLDSIRKTNVTGGEAGGITQHIGAYQVEIKNKKITFLDTPGHEAFTMMRARGAQVTDITIIVVAADDGVMPQTVEAISHAKAANVPIIVAVNKIDKPGADPDRVKQELTEYELVPEEWGGDTIFVNVSAKQRTGLEDLLEMILLVSEVNEFKANPDKRARGTVLEAELDKGRGPVVRVLVQHGSLKVGDAFVAGTCFGRVRAMVNDRGRRLKEVGPSTPVEITGLTEVPRAGDPFMVFEDERKARAIAERRATTFRQSQLGANTRVTLDDLFKHIKDGEIKELNVIIKGDVQGSVEALRGSLQKIEVEGVRVKIILSGAGAITESDVILAAASNAIVIGFNVRPDAQASLTAEQEKVDVRLHRVIYSIVEEIEQAMKGMLDPIFKEVVTGHAEVRNTFKIGKVGTIAGCMVTSGKILRSAEIRLVRDGIVVHEGKIDSLKRYKDDAKEVSQGYECGIMLEKYNDLREGDIIESFIMETVER is encoded by the coding sequence TTGAGCAAGCAGGAGAAGGACAATAAAGATAAATTGAGAGTGTATGAATACGCGAAGTCGCTTGATATGAGCAGCAAAGAAATCATTACGATTCTCAAACGTCTTAATATTCCCGTAAATAATCATATGAGCGTAATGGAAAACACGGCTGTGTCGAAAGTAGAGCAGTTTTTCCATGATGTAAAAGCGAATGCGCAAGCTAAACGGGATAGTCAACCATCCAAATCTCAATCTCAAACTCAAGCCAAAGTTAGTCAAGTTAGTAGTAACACGACTGAACAGCCAAAAAGCATAGACAAAGGCGCTCATTCTACTCCGGATGAACAGCGTCAAAGCGGTAATGTAAATCGGTCAAGCGATCAAAGTAGTGATCGTGACAACCGATTAGGGCAAGAGCGCGACCGCAACGCAAACGGTCATCGCGGCGATGGTCGCGACGGTCAAAGAGGAGAAAACCAACAAAGACAGGGCGATAAATATACGACTATGGATAATTCGAAATCAGGAAATTCACAGGGGAACATGAACGAAGAACAGCGTAATCCGCAAAGCGGACAGGAAAGTAACCAAAACGCTGGAACACCAAGCCAAAGCGCTGGCCCACAAGGTCAAAACGCTGGCTCACAAGGTCAGAACCGTGGTCCACAAGGTCAAAATCGTAGCCCACAAGGTCAGAACCGTGGTTCACAAGGTCAAAACCGTGGCCCACAAGGCCAAGGCCAAAACCGTGGCCCACAAGGCCAAGGCCAAAACCGTGGCCCACAAGGTCAAGGTCAAAACCGTGGCCCACAAGGTCAAGGTCAAAACCGCGGCCCACAAGGTCAAGGTCAAAACCGTGGCCCACAAGGCCAAGGCCAAAACCGTGGCCCACAAGGTCAAGGTCAAAACCGTGGCCCACAAGGTCAAGGTCAAAACCGTGGCCCACAAGGTCAAGGTCAAAACCGTGGCCCACAAGGCAACCAAGGCAGACCTGCACAAGGTGGCAGCGCACCAAGTACGCAAAGTCGCGGACCGCAAACGAATCAAAACCGTGGTCCACAGCGTTCGCAAACAGATGCAAAGCAAACATCACGTGGCTTTGATGATGGCGCAAATAGATTTGCCAAAAAACCTGGACAAAGACGCTTTGATGACAACCGTGGCGGTATGCGCGGTGGTCCAAGAGGCGGCAAAGGTAGAGGCAGAGGCGGCCAACAGCAACAAGTGCAGCGCGAGAAAATCGACAATACACCGAAAAAGATTATTGTACGCGGTACAATGACAGTTGGCGAATTGGCGAAATTGCTTCATAAAGATGCATCCGAAGTTATCAAAAAGCTTTTGTTGATGGGTGTTATGGCAACTATCAACCAAGAGCTCGATTTGGATACGATTCAATTGATCGCTGACGACTATAAAGTCGAAGTAGAATTGAAAATTCCAGTCGAAGAAGACAACTTCGAAGAAGTAGAAGAGCAAGACGATGAGGCTGATCTTCAAGAGCGTCCTCCAGTCGTTACAATCATGGGTCATGTTGACCACGGTAAAACGACATTGTTGGATTCGATTCGCAAAACGAATGTAACAGGCGGCGAAGCTGGTGGTATTACACAGCATATCGGTGCTTATCAAGTTGAAATCAAAAACAAAAAAATTACGTTCTTGGATACACCGGGTCACGAAGCGTTTACAATGATGCGTGCTCGTGGTGCACAAGTTACAGATATTACGATTATTGTCGTTGCAGCTGATGACGGCGTAATGCCGCAAACGGTCGAGGCGATTAGCCATGCGAAAGCAGCTAACGTACCGATCATCGTTGCAGTCAACAAAATCGACAAACCGGGTGCAGATCCGGATCGCGTCAAACAAGAATTGACGGAATACGAGCTAGTTCCTGAGGAGTGGGGCGGAGACACAATCTTTGTCAACGTTTCAGCTAAACAGCGCACAGGCTTGGAAGATTTGCTTGAAATGATTCTACTCGTATCTGAAGTGAACGAATTCAAAGCGAACCCAGATAAGCGTGCTCGTGGTACAGTGCTTGAAGCAGAGCTTGATAAGGGTCGCGGACCTGTTGTTCGTGTCCTTGTTCAGCACGGATCACTTAAAGTGGGCGATGCTTTCGTGGCTGGTACTTGCTTCGGACGCGTACGTGCAATGGTCAACGACCGTGGTCGTCGTTTGAAAGAAGTAGGACCTTCTACACCTGTTGAGATTACAGGTTTGACAGAAGTTCCACGCGCAGGCGATCCGTTCATGGTGTTTGAAGACGAGCGTAAAGCACGTGCGATTGCTGAAAGACGTGCAACGACGTTCCGTCAAAGCCAATTGGGTGCTAACACTCGTGTTACACTTGATGACTTGTTCAAGCACATCAAAGATGGCGAGATTAAAGAATTGAACGTTATTATTAAAGGTGATGTTCAAGGTTCTGTTGAAGCATTACGTGGTTCCTTGCAGAAGATTGAAGTTGAAGGCGTACGCGTCAAAATCATTCTTTCTGGTGCAGGTGCGATTACAGAGTCTGATGTAATTTTGGCGGCAGCATCCAATGCTATCGTTATCGGCTTTAACGTTCGTCCAGATGCACAAGCAAGCTTGACAGCTGAGCAAGAAAAAGTTGATGTTCGCTTGCACCGTGTAATCTACTCGATCGTAGAAGAGATTGAACAAGCGATGAAAGGTATGCTTGATCCAATCTTTAAAGAAGTCGTTACAGGACACGCTGAAGTTCGTAACACATTCAAAATCGGTAAAGTTGGTACAATTGCGGGATGTATGGTTACTTCTGGCAAAATCTTGCGCTCTGCTGAAATTCGCCTCGTTCGTGATGGTATCGTTGTTCATGAGGGTAAAATCGATTCCCTTAAACGTTACAAAGACGATGCAAAAGAAGTGTCACAAGGCTACGAGTGCGGTATTATGCTGGAGAAGTACAACGATCTCAGAGAAGGCGACATCATCGAGTCGTTCATTATGGAGACAGTTGAGCGTTAA
- the rbfA gene encoding 30S ribosome-binding factor RbfA — protein sequence MSKIRSGRVGEQMKKELSQLIQLEIKDPRVGFITVTGVEVTNDLSLARVYLSVMGDEEQKQQSIKALEKASGFLRSELGKRIRFRHTPELVFKMDVSIEYGSRIERLLGEIREGDDGNERHE from the coding sequence ATGAGTAAAATTCGATCTGGACGCGTTGGCGAGCAAATGAAAAAAGAGTTGAGCCAACTCATCCAACTAGAAATAAAAGATCCGCGCGTCGGTTTTATTACGGTGACGGGTGTTGAAGTTACAAACGATTTATCGCTCGCAAGAGTATACTTGAGCGTTATGGGCGATGAAGAACAAAAACAACAATCCATTAAAGCGTTGGAGAAGGCAAGCGGATTTCTACGTTCTGAATTAGGTAAACGAATCCGTTTTCGTCACACGCCAGAATTGGTATTTAAAATGGACGTGTCCATTGAATATGGTAGCCGTATTGAGCGCTTACTTGGCGAAATTCGCGAAGGTGACGACGGAAATGAACGTCATGAATAA
- the nusA gene encoding transcription termination factor NusA → MSMDFIEALEEIGKEKGIGKEVLIDAIEAALISSYKRNFNTAQNVRVDINRNTGVIKVFARKSVVDEVLDPRMEISLMASRELNPNYQIDDLCEIEVTPRDFGRIAAQTAKQVVTQRIREAERGLIYNAFIDKADDIVTGIVQRQDTRNVYVDLGKVEAVLPLNELMPNEKFKHNDRVKAYITKVENTTKGPQIILSRTHPGLLKRLFELEVPEIFDGVVEIKSVAREAGQRSKIAVYSRNPEVDPVGSCVGPKGLRVQTIVNELRGEKIDIVRWSEDVEEYVANALSPSKVVSVDVREIEKMARVIVPDYQLSLAIGIKGQNARLAAKLTSWKIDIKSESQVDEVRESQNEDEQMPSDDEFVEENQ, encoded by the coding sequence ATGAGTATGGATTTTATTGAAGCTCTAGAAGAGATTGGAAAAGAAAAAGGAATTGGCAAAGAAGTGCTCATTGACGCTATTGAAGCTGCACTTATTTCTAGTTATAAGCGCAATTTTAATACAGCGCAAAATGTGCGTGTAGATATTAACCGTAATACGGGAGTTATTAAAGTGTTCGCCCGCAAATCGGTCGTGGATGAGGTGCTTGACCCACGTATGGAAATTTCGCTTATGGCGTCGCGCGAGCTGAACCCGAATTACCAAATCGATGATTTGTGTGAGATCGAGGTTACTCCACGTGATTTCGGACGCATTGCTGCACAAACAGCAAAGCAAGTCGTTACACAGCGTATTCGTGAAGCGGAACGCGGACTTATTTACAATGCTTTTATTGATAAAGCAGATGACATCGTTACAGGTATCGTTCAACGTCAAGATACACGTAATGTGTATGTTGACCTAGGTAAAGTAGAAGCGGTGCTTCCACTTAACGAATTGATGCCGAACGAAAAATTCAAGCACAATGATCGTGTTAAAGCTTACATTACGAAGGTAGAAAACACGACAAAAGGTCCGCAAATTATTTTGTCACGTACACACCCAGGTTTGCTTAAACGCTTGTTTGAGCTTGAAGTTCCTGAAATTTTTGACGGTGTCGTTGAAATTAAATCGGTAGCTCGCGAAGCGGGACAACGCTCTAAAATTGCCGTTTATTCGCGCAATCCAGAAGTTGATCCGGTTGGTTCCTGTGTTGGTCCAAAAGGCTTGCGCGTGCAAACGATCGTTAACGAGCTGCGTGGCGAGAAAATTGATATCGTACGTTGGTCAGAAGATGTGGAAGAGTATGTGGCTAACGCACTCAGCCCTTCCAAAGTCGTGTCTGTTGATGTACGTGAAATTGAAAAAATGGCACGTGTTATCGTACCGGATTATCAGTTGTCGCTCGCTATCGGTATTAAAGGACAGAACGCACGTCTGGCTGCAAAGCTGACGAGCTGGAAAATCGATATTAAAAGCGAATCGCAGGTAGATGAAGTGCGCGAATCGCAAAATGAAGACGAGCAAATGCCGTCTGATGACGAATTTGTAGAAGAGAACCAATAA
- the rnpM gene encoding RNase P modulator RnpM: MKQKKVPLRKCVACQEMMPKKQLIRVVKTPQDEVLIDLTGKKSGRGAYLCGKISCFKLAHKSRALDRALKHQVQSHIYEQLAQDFIRVEDKFLENQEQEESDE, from the coding sequence ATGAAACAAAAAAAAGTTCCATTACGCAAATGTGTTGCATGTCAAGAAATGATGCCGAAGAAACAATTAATACGGGTTGTCAAGACGCCGCAGGATGAAGTGCTAATCGACTTAACAGGTAAAAAGTCGGGCCGCGGTGCTTACTTGTGCGGGAAAATTTCCTGCTTCAAGTTAGCACATAAATCCCGCGCGTTAGACCGCGCGCTGAAACATCAGGTGCAATCACATATTTACGAACAGCTAGCTCAAGATTTCATCCGAGTAGAAGATAAATTCCTCGAGAATCAAGAACAGGAGGAATCGGATGAATAA